A stretch of the Gigantopelta aegis isolate Gae_Host unplaced genomic scaffold, Gae_host_genome ctg7529_pilon_pilon, whole genome shotgun sequence genome encodes the following:
- the LOC121366863 gene encoding dnaJ homolog subfamily C member 13-like has product WPYSEFISIVPNVKAPSNTEFLITMKKGQRKTDMMKFSTDHRADLLTAALKFRDQFAEQNNTTRRFNAYKYHWSESRVPVVLEVGQGSVNQREPATNKLLTSYDYNNIEGLTQISDYPGSVAVIYGGFSRLHLFALEQRDEFIKCVMEAGAAYVGVAIKQRKEPITFDQYQLNRLGKY; this is encoded by the exons TGGCCATACAGTGAGTTCATTAGCATTGTGCCAAACGTGAAGGCTCCGTCAAACACAGAGTTCCTCATCACGATGAAGAAAGGTCAGCGCAAGACCGACATGATGAAGTTCTCCACTGACCACCGTGCAGACCTACTCACTGCCGCTCTC AAATTTAGGGATCAGTTTGCGGAGCAGAACAACACCACCAGG AGATTCAATGCTTACAAATACCATTGGTCAGAGAGTCGGGTGCCCGTCGTCTTGGAAGTGGGTCAGGGCTCTGTAAATCAGAGGGAACCAGCCACCAACAAGTTGCTCACCTCCTATGATTACAACAACATCGAGGGTTTAACACAG ATTTCTGACTATCCTGGATCTGTTGCTGTCATATACGGAGGGTTTAGTAGACTG CACCTGTTTGCCCTGGAACAGAGAGACGAGTTCATCAAGTGTGTGATGGAGGCGGGCGCAGCCTACGTTGGTGTGGCCATCAAGCAGAGGAAGGAGCCCATCACCTTCGATCAGTACCAGCTGAACAGACTCGGCAAATACAG